Proteins found in one Pirellulales bacterium genomic segment:
- a CDS encoding NADH-quinone oxidoreductase subunit C yields MATPETIDALTHAYPGLATSEFRGETRVVVPRDQLLALFQWLRDARHFDLLVDVTCVDYLQYRNAPDRFGLVYLLAQSETNERITLRCYVGEVDLTVPSAVPLWEGANWLEREVYDMFGIQFEGHPDLRRILMPEEFVPFPLRKDYPLQGRGERHNFPVLTRAES; encoded by the coding sequence ATGGCCACGCCCGAAACGATCGACGCCCTGACGCACGCCTACCCGGGCCTCGCCACGAGCGAGTTCCGCGGCGAGACGCGAGTCGTCGTCCCTCGCGATCAACTCCTTGCCCTGTTCCAGTGGTTGCGCGATGCGCGGCACTTCGACCTGCTGGTCGACGTTACCTGCGTCGACTACCTGCAATACCGCAACGCACCCGATCGCTTCGGACTCGTCTATCTGCTGGCGCAGAGCGAGACGAACGAGCGGATCACGTTGCGATGCTACGTGGGAGAAGTCGACCTGACGGTCCCCTCGGCGGTGCCGCTGTGGGAAGGAGCCAACTGGCTCGAGCGCGAGGTGTACGACATGTTCGGCATCCAGTTCGAGGGGCATCCCGACTTGCGGCGCATTCTCATGCCGGAAGAGTTCGTCCCCTTCCCCTTGCGGAAAGACTACCCGCTGCAGGGTCGTGGCGAGCGTCACAACTTCCCCGTTCTCACGCGAGCGGAGAGCTGA
- the nuoB gene encoding NADH-quinone oxidoreductase subunit NuoB encodes MAIEVPENVVVTKLDELASWCRKNSLWPMPFATACCGIELMATGASKHDLARFGAEVFRFSPRQCDLMIVAGRVVMKMLPVLQRIWQQMHEPKWCISMGACASTGGIFDTYAVVQGIDRFIPVDMYVPGCPPRPEQLIQAIIDLQDKIQREGTIGGEEFRLRQRQQPKRALVELPPYAALGTPSQPQTNRL; translated from the coding sequence CCCGGAAAACGTCGTCGTCACCAAGCTCGACGAGCTGGCCAGTTGGTGCCGCAAGAACAGCCTGTGGCCGATGCCTTTCGCCACGGCCTGCTGCGGTATCGAGTTGATGGCCACCGGGGCCAGCAAGCACGATCTGGCCCGCTTCGGCGCCGAGGTGTTTCGCTTTTCGCCTCGCCAGTGCGATCTGATGATCGTGGCCGGCCGGGTGGTGATGAAGATGTTGCCCGTGCTGCAGCGCATCTGGCAGCAGATGCATGAGCCGAAGTGGTGCATCTCGATGGGGGCTTGTGCCTCGACGGGGGGCATCTTCGATACCTACGCCGTGGTGCAGGGGATCGACCGGTTCATTCCGGTCGACATGTATGTCCCCGGCTGCCCGCCTCGTCCCGAGCAACTGATTCAGGCGATCATCGACCTGCAGGACAAGATCCAGCGCGAAGGGACGATCGGCGGCGAGGAATTCCGCCTGCGTCAGCGCCAGCAGCCGAAACGCGCCCTGGTCGAGTTGCCGCCGTACGCGGCGCTCGGCACCCCTTCGCAACCGCAAACGAATCGACTCTGA